A single genomic interval of Oryctolagus cuniculus chromosome 19, mOryCun1.1, whole genome shotgun sequence harbors:
- the LOC127489782 gene encoding nuclear factor 1 C-type-like isoform X4: MREGAFTPAGAWGSSRLSGVPVPRRHLLAREKEMDKSPFNSPSPQNSPRLPRFTQHHRPEIATHNGIVRSPHPSSALHFPTTSILQQTASTYFPHRAIRYPPHLISTLRTRSKISCRWPATRPAGSLVW, encoded by the exons ATGCGCGAGGGTGCGTTCACgccggctggggcctggggctcctcgcGGCTCAGCGGCGTCCCCGTCCCGCGCAGGCATCTCCTCGCCCGTGAAAAAGAGATGGACAAGTCGCCATTCAACAGCCCCTCGCCGCAGAACTCGCCGCGCCTGCCCAGATTCACGCAGCACCACCGGCCCGAGATCGCCACGCACAACG GCATCGTCCGGAGTCCGCACCCGTCCTCCGCCCTGCACTTTCCCACCACGTCCATACTGCAGCAGACGGCGTCCACCTACTTCCCGCACAGGGCTATCCGCTACCCGCCGCATCTCATCTCAACCCTCAGGACCCGCTCAAAGATCTCATGTCGCTGGCCTGCGACCCGGCCAGCCGGCAGCCTGGTCTG